The genomic region CCTCGTCGGTCCATCCAGACCAGCGCACCTCCTCGTAGAAGCCGGTGACGCCTCCGCCCAGCATCGCCGCCAACCACTGGCCGTAGCCGATCTCACAGTCCTCCCAGCGCAGGGTGTCCGGGGCGAAGTACCGGATTGTCGGTGTCGCTTCGGCCGGGGCCACCCAGGCGAACTGCCCGCCCAAGACGTCTTGTGCCACAACGATTCCGCCGCCGATGCCTTCGTTGATCTCACCGAGACTCGCCAGACGGCGCTGCTTGTTGCCCGATCCCAAGACACGAAGCCAACCGTGATCGATCACTAGGCCACCGCTACGGTGGACCACGGCGCCCAGCCAAGAACGGCTGGTCACCTGCAACCGCAGCAGCTCCGCGTCGGCCTGGCGCGCATCGGCGGCCAGCACCTCCACCGGATATGGCGCAGCGGCTGCAGCCGCCTCCACCTCCGGCCACGCCGGATCATCGCTCTCGACTAGCTCGATCAACGGACGCACGCGCGGACCCTATCTCGGCCCAGATCGCCGCACACCATTCGGCAGTTCAGGATGCCGGGCTCCACGAGACGCCGAACACCGAGCGTGACGGCTCGTCGTCTACCTGCGCGCACGGACGGCGGCATGAGCGGACACCGAGTTTGCCTTTCACCGCTTGTTGATCAACGGTCACGAGCGGCGACACACGTTCGGATGACCGCGGAGCGGTCTCATGTCTCGCATACTGTCCGGCGTGAGGTCGACGGCGGTCGAAGGAGCGAATGC from Micromonospora profundi harbors:
- a CDS encoding DUF2625 family protein, translating into MRPLIELVESDDPAWPEVEAAAAAAPYPVEVLAADARQADAELLRLQVTSRSWLGAVVHRSGGLVIDHGWLRVLGSGNKQRRLASLGEINEGIGGGIVVAQDVLGGQFAWVAPAEATPTIRYFAPDTLRWEDCEIGYGQWLAAMLGGGVTGFYEEVRWSGWTDEVAACGLDQAIHTWPPPWTREGKDLSTVSRRPVPMSEMLAQISDG